GATCGACATCGCGGAAACCAAAGCTGGCGCGCTGTTCGCTCATGGACTTGTCCATAGACCGGGCGATCTCGCCGCGCTAGCCAGACCCCATGCCTGAACTTCCCGAAGTCGAAACGGTTCGCCGGGGTCTCGCCCCCACGCTGGAAGGCCATCGCCTGGTCCGCGTGCAGCAGCTGCGCCCCGACCTGCGCTTTCCGTTTCCCGACGGTTTCGTCCAGCGGCTGACCGGGGCGACCATCACCCGGCTCGATCGGCGGGCCAAATACCTGGTCGGCCGGCTGGACCGGGACGATGTGCTGGTCATGCATCTGGGCATGACCGGACGGTTCGAGATCGATGGCCACACGCCGGGCGAGTTCGGGCGCGCGGTGACCCCGGACGCCAGGCACGCCCACGTCATCTTCGAGACCGAGGCCGGAGCCATGGTCACCTATTACGACCCGCGGCGGTTCGGCTTCATGAGCCTGATCGGGACGACCGACCTGGACAGCCACCCCTGGTTCGCCGGCATGGGGCCAGAGCCGCTGGGCCCGGACTTCACCGCCGACACCCTGATCAAGGCCTTCGCCGGCCGCAAACAGGGGCCCAAGACCCTGCTGCTCGACCAGCGGGTCGTGGCCGGGCTGGGCAACATCTATGTCTCCGAGGCCCTGCACCGGGTCGGCATCTCGCCACTGAAGCCCGCCGGATCGATTGCGAAAAAACGGATCCCGCCCCTGGTCGCCGCCATCAAGGATGTGCTGGCCGAGGCGGTCGAGGTCGGCGGCTCCACCCTGCGCGACTTCGCCGCCGCCGACGGGGCATTGGGTTATTTCCAGCACCGTTTCCGGGTCTACGACCGCGAGGGCGAGCCTTGCCCGAAGCCGGGCTGCGGCGGGACGATTGCACGCGTTGTGCAGGCGGGCAGATCGACCTTCTACTGCCCAACCTGTCAGAAGTAGGGGGCTACAGCCCGAAGTCGTAGCCGAAGTCGTACTTCAGGTGCTCGCGCAGGATCGGCTTCAGGACCGCGTCGGCCTCATCCGTCCACACCGTGTCGCCGACCCCGTCGGGCCGCACGCCCTTGCCGGTGGCGTTGGGGTTGTGGAAGGCCAGCATGTTTTCCTTGGCCCCGGCGATGACGCCCTTGTCGATGGCGTCGGCCGGCAGGACCACGCCCAGGTGTCGCGCCAGCTGGTCCAGTGACCCGGCCGTATCGCGCCGGAAGTCCTCGTATTTCAGGACCAGGGTCTCGGCCGGATAGTGCTTCCGCACCGACCCCCAGCGATTCATGAAGCGGATGTACCACCAGACATCGACGACGTATTTCTTGTCCCAGGGATCGCCCGCCACATAGGTCACGAAGGGGACGTCGTACTTTTCCTTCCACTTCTCGTAGTTGGAAATCAGCACGTCGCGCATGTCCCGCACCACCACGCCATACTTCGGCAACGGCGCGATGGCGCGGATCAGCGGCCACTCCACCGCATAGGCCGGGATCGAATGGCTGGAGGCGACGCGGGGCACGCCGGGCAGGTTGAGCTTGTGCTTGGGGTTGCCGATGACGGCATTGCTGTCGTTGTTGTTGTAGAACTTCGGCCCCTCGACCCCGTAGTGGTGGGCCATGGCCCAGCTCAGCATCCATTTGATCCAGTGGGTGCCCGAATGCTGGCCGGTGACCAGATAGCCGTCCCAGTTGCGGTGCTTGATGAGCGACCAGTTGGTCATCTCGCGATTGAAGCTGTGCAGGGCGTGGGCGGTGTTCATCTGGCTCTTGAGCGGCGCGATCAAAGGATTAAGAACCGCGTATGACCTACCAGACCCTTCTCGTCGAGACGCCGCACGACGGCGTTCTGCTCGTCCGCCTCAACCGCCCCGAGGCGCTGAACGCCCTCAACAGTGAGCTGCTGGGGGAACTGGGCCAGGTTCTCGACGCCGCCGAGGGCGACGCGACCGTGCGCTGCCTGGTGCTGACCGGCTCGGAAAAGGCCTTCGCGGCCGGGGCCGACATCAAGGAGATGTCCGACAAGACCTATGCCGAGATGTTCAAGCTGGACTTCTTCACGGCGGCGGCGCGGCGCATCGAGACCTTCCGCAAGCCGGTCATCGCGGCGGTCAGCGGCTATGCGCTGGGCGGCGGCTGCGAGCTGGCCATGATGTGCAGCTTCATCATCGCCTCGGAGACGGCCAAGTTCGGCCAGCCGGAAATCAACCTCGGCGTCGCCCCCGGCATCGGCGGCACCCAGCGGCTG
The nucleotide sequence above comes from Caulobacter sp. NIBR1757. Encoded proteins:
- a CDS encoding enoyl-CoA hydratase — protein: MTYQTLLVETPHDGVLLVRLNRPEALNALNSELLGELGQVLDAAEGDATVRCLVLTGSEKAFAAGADIKEMSDKTYAEMFKLDFFTAAARRIETFRKPVIAAVSGYALGGGCELAMMCSFIIASETAKFGQPEINLGVAPGIGGTQRLTRFVGKSKAMDMILTARMMDAAEAERSGLVSRVVPADKLLDEALAAAVKIAGQSPLAVAMNKELVEAAYETTLTTGVALERRLFHSLFAFEDQKEGMAAFVEKRKPNFTGK
- the mutM gene encoding bifunctional DNA-formamidopyrimidine glycosylase/DNA-(apurinic or apyrimidinic site) lyase, coding for MPELPEVETVRRGLAPTLEGHRLVRVQQLRPDLRFPFPDGFVQRLTGATITRLDRRAKYLVGRLDRDDVLVMHLGMTGRFEIDGHTPGEFGRAVTPDARHAHVIFETEAGAMVTYYDPRRFGFMSLIGTTDLDSHPWFAGMGPEPLGPDFTADTLIKAFAGRKQGPKTLLLDQRVVAGLGNIYVSEALHRVGISPLKPAGSIAKKRIPPLVAAIKDVLAEAVEVGGSTLRDFAAADGALGYFQHRFRVYDREGEPCPKPGCGGTIARVVQAGRSTFYCPTCQK
- a CDS encoding sulfotransferase domain-containing protein; amino-acid sequence: MNTAHALHSFNREMTNWSLIKHRNWDGYLVTGQHSGTHWIKWMLSWAMAHHYGVEGPKFYNNNDSNAVIGNPKHKLNLPGVPRVASSHSIPAYAVEWPLIRAIAPLPKYGVVVRDMRDVLISNYEKWKEKYDVPFVTYVAGDPWDKKYVVDVWWYIRFMNRWGSVRKHYPAETLVLKYEDFRRDTAGSLDQLARHLGVVLPADAIDKGVIAGAKENMLAFHNPNATGKGVRPDGVGDTVWTDEADAVLKPILREHLKYDFGYDFGL